cgccatcaaccttcaacgtgcttcttgactcctactggttcgattaaaccttggtttctttctgagggaaaacttgctgctgtgcgcatcataccttcctcttggggttcccaacgaacgtgtgagttacacgccatcaaggtcCTCGATGAAGTCCTTCCTTCGGATCCCAGCGACAaaagcatctatcgctctctcatcagatacgttttctgccgagtttttgataatattccacctcTGTATATACGCTCTCATCGACTCATCATACTTCTGTCGACAGGCTGTCAACTCCTCTATtgacgcgggtttcttgcacgtggacaaGAAATTCTTTACAAACAGGTCCTCGAAGGTTTCCCAATTGTCGATAGATCCAGGTGGTAACTTCTTGAACCATGATCGAGCTGCCCCACTTAGatgcacctggatactttgcatagCTGTCGCCTTAGTTCCACCCGTTAgttttactgtctcgagataatcaaccaaccaatcctcgggatcttgcaatccgtcgaatttcttATAACTATCAGGCAACTTGAAATCTGACGGTACTCGCGTTTTGCGGACTCGTCGAGTGAAACAGGGGAGTCCACACAGATCTTCGTCATCTACTTCAGGTGATtgccgacgttctctcctttcttgtcgCGCCCTGTCGACCCATGTCTGCACCACTGTATCTCTAGCCGACGTTCTTGGGGGTTGTTGGACTGCCCctataggtcgtggactattttgtcttgcggcaccttcgggaggtgtgcTCGTACTTGCAAACGCAGTGCCCATGACTCCTACTCCTGCCaaagccatgttatacaatgcctctcttggatctcctgcAGGTGGCCTGTTCGCCAGTATGAAGGCCTATGTCGCCATATATCTTGCTTCCGGGGTTTTTGGGATAATGTTCTCTCTCGTGTCGATcgacatgaaagacatgtcgaggttctggatcaAGTTCTCCCTCTCAGCCTCAGGTATAttctgcagccgagatcttgctctatttctAGCTGCTCTGTGATTATCTCCGGAAGTCCCTGATTGCTGGctcaactccgcccttcgcctgcttgacgcggaagctgcggcTTGCCTCTTATCCAGCTCAATTGTCTGTTTTTCAAGCTCCCGCCTAGTACGGGCGAGTTTATATTGATATGCCTGTAACTCTTGAGctgtcgccgttacagtcattggctctgtgccatcAATGGCTCTTGCGACTCTGTCCCACACTGtttgcggaaattgcaccataTCCCGTGTTTCAGGTCCAATATAtttggttcccaaacctcgcgtaagatccgCGGGGTCGACATATGGATTCCCTGCGTCATCGAATTTTtctgatgtctcctcttgtgggcgacttGTATCCCCTATTGCAtatatttgatgatattttgaacttTGATTGTTGccaggattggtgacaccatcatatagatcggtgaagacctctccaacaatagtggacCTGTCGATGAAATCAAAAGCGTCGACGCTgtcggaatcgctgcttatatttgAGTCCGCAAACGACCCGACGGAtatgttgctgaagatcttgaTGAGTTCACCGCTTGATGCAAGCTTGGTGGAGATTGCTGACGAAATCTCTTCATCGCCAGATTCGAACGATGAAATCGATCCCGATGAACCGTAACCAGCTGCATCCGTTCTCGCCGAATCCGATCTTGCGAGACGACGAgatccttccttcccgacgcggaagtggaactttctgaacgccatgtccatgggctcctccagatacgcatatgcatccatacgggagggtgagtgaggaacaaaatcgactagagcggtttcgatctgtttacctcgatccatcgcgttgcttgctaccgaagatgttgatgatgtcgaacgtgccatcgagatcagaaccttttcgcctctagttcccacagacggcgccaattgataaggtattaacttatcaatgcctacgggttgtagactagggtttagttggaagtagagggcaagtagatctcgaaggtttcagccggaaaagtactcgactgctatgaaaactagggttgcgtaaaacaatgaatcgatcctctctttgtccctcgactcccctttatataggaggcggagccgagggtttcgtagtgtacaagttacagagtccgggagggtttctgaaccgTCCCGCGATATTTACAAgttgatattcctaatacaattctatctttccaaattaaataaaacttcgggtcgtgggcctccagtaaaccccgggtaccttcttcggcaggcccattggggatgcctatgtcacatacCCTCCCTGGAGGCATCGCCTAGGAGGTTCTTTGTTGTGGTCAATTCTCGTCTCCTATTTCGGGAAGCTCCgaggaaaccctagatctgggtCTCTTGTATCGGATGATGGCGGCGTGCGGCTCCATTTCCCCCTTTGGGGGCATCCTTTTTGGAGCTGATTTTTGTTGAAGGGGCTCTGAGATGGAGCGGTTTGCATCTACCTCGTCAACAACGGAGAGTCTCGATGGCGTGGCGCAGAGGATTCTTGGTGTCAGACGTGACATGGACTTGCCTAGGGGTGGGGCACTGTCTAGCGTCATGGTGGCATTGTCGGCGGGACCAACGAAAATTATGCGGATATTAACCATGAAGATTGTTAGCGGTTCGACATAGGTGACATTTTTTAGAGTGTACATCAGGTGCTCGCTAAGAGACTGCTAAACCAGATGAGCGTTCTTGTTTTGCTTCGGGGGCGTCTCAGGGTATGCGATGTTCTTCGTTGTTAGTTGGTGGAGGGATTTCGTTGTTTTCGGAGCATAATGCCCTTTTGACATGATCTTTATCCATTGTCGGGTTCCTAGGTGTTATGCAAATGTTTTAGATTTTTGATGTATGTTATTTATCTGTACTTTGTTGAATAAAATAATAAAAAACGTATGCATCTTTTCAATGGGGGTTCTCATCCTCCATTTCGAAGAAATACCTCCTTTCAGAATACAAATAATTATAGATTAAAATTTTGCAGTAAAAAGACAAAACAATCATTGCCTATATGTGCATAtttttttgcagatttttttgaaactttagaTCAAATCTTTAGAATGTTCAAAATAATAGCCTAGGGGTAGCCCGAGTTTCACATAAATCACTGCAGAAAAAAGGTGATGGATGTGGAAATTAGTTGGTTGAGGGATTTCGTTGTTTTTAATGCATAAGGCCCCGTTGACATGATCTTTATCTATTGTCGGGTTCGTACGTGTTATGTGGAGGCTTTGAGTTTTTGATGTATGCTATTTGTCTGTCttttttaaaataaaataataataaaaacgtatGCATTTTTTCGATGCAAAGGCCGGGGTCTCATCCGCCAATTCGAAGAAAATACCTCATTTCCAGAATACAAATGATTTTAGATTATAATTTTGTAGAGCTAGAGCATACATAAAAAGGCAAAACAATCATTGCCTATATGTGCATTTTGTTTTTAAACTTTATATTAAATATTTAGAATGGATAAAATTAGAACCTATAGGTAGCCCGAGTTCCACACAAATCACTGCAGAGGACAAAAATATGGGGCGAGAGAGGCTCGAACTCTCGACCTCAGGATCACTCGCTTTAGCTATGAGACCTACGCGCTAGCCAACTGCGCCACCGCCCCGTTATGTTCCAATGGTCTTAGCGACTTATAAGTATCGTTTACGTTACCAATTGTCTGATTTATCAACAAACTGAGGCAGGTTTGAGTAGTGTGGCAAAAGGAATCCAGCATCTTTCTGTTTTTCTATTCCGTCAATTTTGGGTCACTTTCGTGCTGATAACATCGTCAGAATTCAGCAGTAGCTGAAGTTGAACTGCGAGCCAGCGATGAGGTCAGCAGCATCCATCACTAGCTCCTACGCATACGAACCAAGGCCTACATACGAATGAATGAACCTTTCAGCTTTGTCACCAATCATCAGATTCAGACGAGAGCCGGTCGACACATGTTATTCCCCATGTGTTGTCTGCGATTCTCTCTTTCTACAGGTTACCCGATCAGCTACACAAAGATGAGATGAGAGCTAGAGAGATTCTGCTAGCGTTGGGAAGAAGAGGAAACATCACATGGCACGCTAGGAGCCCCTCTGTCGACCTATGGCAGGAGCACGGTGGCAATGGCGAGCAGAGATGATGTGTCTTGATACAGTTCAAGGAAACATCTTTGCATCAGAAAGTAAGACAAAAATAACAGAAAAAGATGCAACATTTCTTTCAATTCATAGGGCACAATTTTCTGTTACAGAGGTAGCACTGGTTGACGGTCCTGGATACAGAAGATGGTCACTGAATCAGGGAGCAGCAAGAAGAACAATGTCAAGAATGGCGATCGATCTGCGGAATCCGGCAGCTGGCGCGCAGCCTAGAGCAGGGACTTGGTCACCTCGTAGGCCAGGAAGCAAGCGCCATTGGCCGGGACGCTACGCGCCATGGCCGGCCCGAACCCCTTGTACAGGCCCTTCACCCCGTCGGCGGCGAGgatcttcttgaaggcgtcgatcGACCCGGAGTACTTGGGGTTCTTGAAGTCGTCCACCTGGAGCACGCTCTTCACCACGTCCGTCGGGTACACGGAGCTCCAGAACGCGGCGCCGGCGATCCCGCCGGCGAGGATCAGGGAGCCCCTGCCAAGCTCGGACGTGTCCTGCCCGCCCGCCATGTACTGCTTCGTCGCCTCGTACACCCCGAACATGACCGCGTTGCCGGGGACCTCGCGCGCCATGGTCGGGACCAGGCCCTTGAAGAGGCCCCGCACGCCGCCCTCCGACCGCAGCACGTGCCTCGCCACGTCCATCGGCCCGCCGTACTTCACCGCGGCGGCGgccgtgacggtggcggtggcagcCGCGCCGCCAGCGGgaacagcggcggcggcggcaggtgcGGCTGTGCCTAGCGCGCTCTGAGCCTGCAGCCTGCACTTGATGAGCTCGGTGGGGCAGGCGAGGAAGGAGACGGCGACGCCGGCCCCTGCGCCGGCGATGACCTGCTGGTTGATGGTGAGCGCCACGCCGGGCTCGGACCGCAGCAGGGTCTCCATCTGGCCCCTGACGGTGAAGAGCACGGCGTTGAAGGCGGCGACGGTGGCCAGCGGGGCGCCCATGCCCTTGTACAGGCCGCCCGGGCCCTCGGCAGCGATCGTCTGCTTGACGGCATCTATGGCGCCGGCGAACTTGGGCGGCTGGCCGGGCGGGGGCGTCGGCTGGCTCTGCAGCTTCACCTTGATGGTGTCGAACGGGTGGCCGACCACCAGCTGCGCCGCGCCGCCCACCGTGCCGGCGGCGAGGTCCTTGGCAACGTCACCCATCTGCTCTCACAATAATTGGGATGTGATGGATTACAGTCAATTTCCTCAATGATTCTTTGCTGATTTGTTTAAGCTGAGATAACACACCAGGGGTATTATTTTTTGAACGGAATCAGGGGTATTAACAAATGGACATGAACAGCCTGTCAATGTTCGCATGCTACACGATCATACTTACTCCCACGATTCCAAAATAAATGTCCTAGCATCTTTTATTAAAATGCGTCTAGATACATTTTAGTCTAGACGAAGTTGTAATACTTATTTTTGGAAATAGAGATAGTATCTCGTAACCTTGCAGTATTGACCGGAAGACACAAATTTTCTACTCCATGGTTTTTATCGGTATATAGATAAAACTGGAACTAATTTGGAGCAGAGGAAGTAGAAACTAAGTAAACCCACGGACGCACTAGAACCATTTTCGCTGAATCATCGCAATCTCATTACAATCTGCTTCCTCCGTTTTATGTTTTTATGGTAGATTAATTTGAAACTACGATAAGAAATTATGCAAGAGAGGAAGTAGAGGCTGAGAGCCTGAGACAAGGTTGTTCCACTTTGGGGATGACACACTTGCAAAGGAAATGCAGTTAGCACGACAAATCGATACTGTAACGGCACAGCATGTCTCATCTCTCACTCTCAACTAGAGCACCAAAGCTTCCGATTGTTATTTGTGCTTCAAGAATCAGAAGGCACCTTCGGCAAGAACTAGAAAAGATCACCACATCCAGTGAAATGAAAATCTGAAGAACTGCAAACCCAACCAGGTGTCCAAACTCTCGATGAACAAGAAGAGCAGCATTCAGAGGAGAAACAGAAGAGAATTACCTGCACTCCCTAGACTCTGGGCGGCAATGGAGCTTGGCAAGGACTCACTCCGCCCTTCCACAGGAAAGAAAAAAGGAATGAAAAACACACTGCGACCCAGGGCTTGGGGCAAAAAAATACAGGCCAGGAAGAAGGGAGAGGTGGTTCAGATGCCAAGCAAGACGAGAACGGCAGAACCACCCACTCACTCAGTCACCAGACGCTGCAACCCAACAAAACAACGAAGGCCACCACCCCATCGACATCAGAGAACCACTCCCTAACCATTGGATCACCGTCGGATGGCCAATCCACTCCCAGCCAACCATCACGACAAGCCAAATTACCAGCTATACTCACTAACTCCACACATGACACACGCACAGGTAGGTAAAGCTCAACCTTTATTATGCCAACAATCCTGCCATTGCTGCcaatatttgcaagttttttcggAACATGGTGTTGCAGCAAAGAAGAATGGTTAATGTTCTGTGTTTTTGCTTGCCGTGATCCTGATTTCTGTCTGTATTGCTCTGTGAACTGTTGCTTCAGCTATGCCGGAGAAGAGATTGAGGCGTGCACTTGAACATTGGGTCAGCCCATAGCCGATCTTGTGATCTCGTAGGCCACGAAGGTGGCGGCGTTGGCGGGTACGCTgcgagccatggccggcccgAACCCCTTGTACAGACCCTTCACTCCTTCGGCAGCAACGATCTTCTTGAGTGCGTCGATCGACCCTGAGTACCTAGGCTTCTTGTAGTCGTCCACCTGGATCACACTCTTCACGACGTCGGTGGGGTACACTGTAAGCCACAGCGCTCCTCCGGCGAGGCCACCGGCGAGGATGAGAGAGCCCTGGCCGAGGTTCGACGTGTC
This Lolium perenne isolate Kyuss_39 chromosome 1, Kyuss_2.0, whole genome shotgun sequence DNA region includes the following protein-coding sequences:
- the LOC127310936 gene encoding mitochondrial carnitine/acylcarnitine carrier-like protein, with the protein product MGDVAKDLAAGTVGGAAQLVVGHPFDTIKVKLQSQPTPPPGQPPKFAGAIDAVKQTIAAEGPGGLYKGMGAPLATVAAFNAVLFTVRGQMETLLRSEPGVALTINQQVIAGAGAGVAVSFLACPTELIKCRLQAQSALGTAAPAAAAAVPAGGAAATATVTAAAAVKYGGPMDVARHVLRSEGGVRGLFKGLVPTMAREVPGNAVMFGVYEATKQYMAGGQDTSELGRGSLILAGGIAGAAFWSSVYPTDVVKSVLQVDDFKNPKYSGSIDAFKKILAADGVKGLYKGFGPAMARSVPANGACFLAYEVTKSLL